GGGCTTGACATTAGCTGAATACACATTAAAAGCCATGATTTAGTAGTAGATCAATACCAAAACAAGGTTGACTTTAAAGCAGTTATAAAAACAAGTTCATCAGATattaaaaagaggaaacaagatacTTGACTGTTGTCTAAATACAGAATGGGTGCCATGTTAGTGTCTAAACGCTGTCCTTAATGGCACATATCTTAAATGAGTGTAGCTACTTTCAAGCTTTTATGAACAGCTAACACATTTCTTAACTAatacctgtaaaaaaaaaggttaatttcTCCACACACAGCCACATTACTATGAGTAgtttgttagcttagcttacgTTTTGTTATTAAGCTTTCATTAAAATGACTGGTGTTGTCAATTCGATCAATTGTATTAATATCCAGTACAGTAGTACAGTAGTAGTAAGTAATGGACAGTGTCAACATTGCACTATCACTGGAAAGTATTTAAAGTATTCACATTATTCAAAGCTATTAGAAAACAAAGTCTAACTTACTGCCATTGTTAGTATTTCGGTGCCGGTGTCATGGTGCAATACGATTTGTTTGCCTCCAAAATGTTGCAAAATGAAGTGAAGTTCTGTGTAATGAGACTCAACACGATTGGTTCATGTGTAACCACGATCAACTGCACCTTACTGCAGCTGGCTGGTTCAATACCCTCTGAGCCTATTCGCACCATTTTTGGGCTGGTTGtagtactttttttatttgtctaaTGATGATTTTGACTTTCATCAATGCcagcaaatgttttttttcacgaAGAGAGTtattttttatgacatttaaaaatgtttatttcaaaatttATGAGAAGTCTATAGTAAGCGCTGTCGACTTTAGACCTAGTTAAGCCTATCCGCCGCCCAAAAATGCTAATCTACTCCCATTCTAACACCACTTTTTGATCCCTCAATCATTACAGTATAAATCAATATATCCTATGATATTAGGCTTTCATTTTGAAGAAATGGCTTCAAATTTGTAGTTCAAACTATTGTCCACCAGAggggcattttttatttttttttcccagtggGTGGTAGTACCACTAAATTCATGTAGAGGGCGCATCTGGTTTGCAATGGTGCCAGAGGCTTTTTTGAAAAGTGAAAGCTTTTTTTGTGACATGGAGGTCTCTATGGAGTGTGAAagagtgtgttatgtgtgtgtgtgtgtgtgtgtgtgtgtgtgtgtgtgtgtgtgtgtatgggtgcgCGCACGTTCGTGTGAGCGCGCTTGGGGAGGTACCATCAGTCACTGTTTTCAGAGAAAGAACAAATCCTCCCTCTCTGCATCTAGCAAGCGCATCTCCCTTATGACATCCACAACTCGAAAGCCcattcacacgcacacacctctGTGGTGTAATCTGTTATTATTACCagtgctcttattttgaaggacacaCACGTTCGGACCGGAAGTGTTGGGTTGACGAGTATAGAGACAGAGATTGTCATGCAGGTGAAATCTGAATAAACGACACACATCCAAGGCTCTATGAACTGTCTGTGGAATCTTTATTAACGCAATACGACAACCTTCATGTGCACTCACATGTATTACAACCAAAAAGTGTGTATGCACGTGGAAATAAGCGCTTGCATTCACGCACAATTTACTGAGATGtcacattttgactttgaaataaaagatgaaacctATACCtgtcttgtctttttctttgaaGTAACAGTTCAAAGTACTGATGCCTCAGTCTCCTTATCATATGcaccaaatacacacatacacagagctcCATACTTACCCAGATATTGACTTATTGTAGTAATAACAACGCAGTGAATCAAAGATGCTGCTCcaggacaaaagaaaacaaaatatttttttttatttttgtggtgTCCTCTGACTCGGCTGAGTCCACCGGGAGCGAGGAGGCGGAGAGGGAGCCGGAGGAGACAGGGAGATGGAGGTCAAGGAGCGGGCTTCTCTGGTCCCCATCCCACGAAGAGACGCTGCGTTGGATCCCTCCGCCCACCGGCCTGACCCCTGGACCAACTCACTATGCCCTGGCCAGGATAACTTCCATTATTTCTACGATGGATCTTTTCCTTACCGAGGAGGTGATCCAGATGGTCATGGGCATGACCAACCTGCACGGGAGGCGCACAGTGCAGGACTGGAAAGACGTTGACGAGACGGATATCAGGGCTACCATCGAGCTCCTGCTCCTATCAGGAGTATTCCGGTCGCGGAGCGAATCCCTGCAGAGCCTCTGGGACGAGGAGACGGGGAGGCCGATTTTCCGGGCCACTATGTCCCGGGGCCAATTTTCCAGGATCCTAGCAAACCTCCGCTTTGATGACAAACTCAACcggcggaggaggaggggagacaaATTTGCGCCCATACGCGCCCTCTGGGACAAGTGGACCGAGCGCCTCCCTATGCTGTTTAATCCCGGCTGGGATGTCTGTGTGGACGAGCAGCTGGTTGCCTTCAAGGGTCGCTGCAGTTTCAGGCAGTATATGCCTATGAAACCAGCAAAATACGGCCTGAAGATTCGGACATTATGTGATGTAGCAACCTCTTATGCCTGGCGAATGCAGCCGTACACCGGCAAGGCGGCTGGGGCAGCAGCGGAGGTTGGCCAGGGCAAACGGGTGGTGCTGGATATGGTGGAGGGGCTCCAGGGTCACACCGTCACGTGTGataatttattttcctccagCTCACTTGCCGAGGAGCTGTTGAAGAGGAAAGTGGCCCTGGTGAGCACCATAAGGAAATGTAAACCGGAGCTGCCCCCTGCGCTGTTGGAGACACGGGGACGCGCCGTAACGTCTTCCGGATTCGCCTTCACCCGGACCCAGAGCGCCGTCTCCTATGTGCCGAAGCGGGGCAAATTGGTGCTCCTACTCAGCACAAAACACCGGGAGCCGGAGCTTTCCACCGGGGCGAAGGCGAAGCCCGTGGTCATCCTGGACTACAACAGATGTAAGGGAGCGGTAGACAACCTTGACAAGGTATGTGACAATTACGCACGCCTGAACAAATGATTTCACTAAATGTGCTTGTCTgatattttttattgcatttatcaTAGCAGtcttgcatgtttttatttcactaatattttattttgcctaTAGAGTATTTTAATCGATacttttatccatttatttttctttgtgtaaaGAATGGATTATTTGTGTATTATAAGGAAGACTATTTTCATTTAGCAATTTATCTttatcctgttttctttttcttttccaggtTGTCGGCACCTACAGCTCCCGACGGAAGTCTCGTCGGTGGCCGA
The genomic region above belongs to Notolabrus celidotus isolate fNotCel1 chromosome 2, fNotCel1.pri, whole genome shotgun sequence and contains:
- the LOC117829246 gene encoding piggyBac transposable element-derived protein 4-like, producing the protein MQSTGSEEAEREPEETGRWRSRSGLLWSPSHEETLRWIPPPTGLTPGPTHYALARITSIISTMDLFLTEEVIQMVMGMTNLHGRRTVQDWKDVDETDIRATIELLLLSGVFRSRSESLQSLWDEETGRPIFRATMSRGQFSRILANLRFDDKLNRRRRRGDKFAPIRALWDKWTERLPMLFNPGWDVCVDEQLVAFKGRCSFRQYMPMKPAKYGLKIRTLCDVATSYAWRMQPYTGKAAGAAAEVGQGKRVVLDMVEGLQGHTVTCDNLFSSSSLAEELLKRKVALVSTIRKCKPELPPALLETRGRAVTSSGFAFTRTQSAVSYVPKRGKLVLLLSTKHREPELSTGAKAKPVVILDYNRCKGAVDNLDKVVGTYSSRRKSRRWPMAIFNHILDISAWNSLVLWTAVQPEWNKQRPDRRRLFLVKLGKALVTPHMSRRCAIPRTPVAALMVESCRPPPATEEEAQPVPEGVSRKVWELVNAMHQDEVAVIIKEEKTSLPSLVPLISAIIHSSLTTGTVPTSFKTAAITPILKKTGADPSNFNNFRPISNLPFISKILEKTVASQLHSHLTHNNLYEQFQSGFRPLHSTETALLKITNDLLVAADSGLLTILILLDLSAAFDTICHTTLLTRLSSIETPQKSILIWPKDFPPWSKSCVSTFSESKPEAETHLRGSDAIRQIAKECGAKHPETLSSTKLRKQISTLSTVLNLKDHEMDVLANFLGHDIRVHRQYYRLPEGTLELAKIA